One Candidatus Nitrotoga arctica genomic window, GCCCGGCGATCACGTAAGGCGACTTCACCAGCTGGCGCACCCTGAAGTTCAACGTGTGAACCTGCGCGACGATGCCCGCCTTGGAGGCGGCAACCCGCGTCTCGGCTGACTCTAGCGCCGCCGATGAGTTATTCATGGCTCTGTGTGGGCGCGGACTTCAAGCCAAGCTGGCGCCGTGTCGCGTAAAACAGAAGATCCCTGCTGCGCTTGATGGCGAGGAACACGAGGCCGCCGGCGCCAGCGAAACTCAGCAGCGCGGCAATCAACAGCGACCAAGCCCAGCCGAGGATATCGTTTTCCACCAAGGCTATGACTGCGCAGGCGATCAGCGCAAGCCAGCCGGTAATCAACAGAACTGCCGCGCCGACACCGAACCCGAGCATCAGCGCGAGTCCGATGCCGGCCTTT contains:
- a CDS encoding phage holin family protein, which translates into the protein MDKSPEYANASPTSIAASIHSLIDSVRGWLDNFLQLAVLEGKKAGIGLALMLGFGVGAAVLLITGWLALIACAVIALVENDILGWAWSLLIAALLSFAGAGGLVFLAIKRSRDLLFYATRRQLGLKSAPTQSHE